The proteins below come from a single Rhodococcus sp. WMMA185 genomic window:
- a CDS encoding GntR family transcriptional regulator: MTTRIEPGQSLREQIEDSLSAAIIAGQIMPQSLLTVPVLAQQYEVSATPVREAMLELARRGFVVPVRNKGFRVREVGRDELRHLVQARSLLECPTMIEVASVFGASHRPRFDALVETIRESARKRDFATYVRTDREFHLGLLGLLGNPVLLDVVGMLRDRTRTVGIASKITPEQLSASIEEHAELLDLLEDGNGPAAAALMERHVGHVLGWWSGTEEKLGSPAQSS; this comes from the coding sequence ATGACGACCCGGATCGAGCCGGGGCAGAGTCTGCGGGAGCAAATCGAGGACTCACTTTCTGCCGCGATCATCGCCGGGCAGATCATGCCGCAGTCGCTGCTCACCGTTCCGGTCCTGGCACAACAGTATGAGGTGTCGGCGACGCCGGTGCGTGAGGCGATGCTCGAGCTCGCGCGTCGCGGCTTCGTGGTTCCGGTCCGGAACAAGGGCTTTCGGGTGCGTGAAGTCGGGCGCGACGAGCTCCGTCACCTCGTGCAGGCTCGTTCGCTGCTCGAGTGCCCGACCATGATCGAGGTCGCGTCCGTATTCGGCGCGAGTCATCGGCCTCGATTCGATGCACTGGTCGAGACGATTCGGGAATCGGCCCGCAAACGAGACTTCGCGACCTATGTCCGGACGGACCGCGAATTTCACCTCGGGCTACTCGGCCTCCTCGGAAATCCTGTACTGCTCGACGTTGTGGGCATGTTGCGGGACCGGACCCGTACGGTCGGTATCGCCTCCAAAATCACCCCCGAGCAACTGTCCGCATCGATCGAGGAACATGCGGAACTGCTCGACTTGCTCGAGGACGGCAACGGACCAGCAGCCGCAGCCCTGATGGAACGGCATGTAGGGCACGTCCTCGGGTGGTGGAGCGGTACGGAAGAGAAACTGGGCAGCCCGGCACAGTCGAGCTGA
- a CDS encoding alanine/glycine:cation symporter family protein — MEILTAINDLIWNPMAYLALGVGLFFTALTAGVQFRRIPDMFRVMREKKTDAAGIAPAQALLLTLSSRVGVGNLAGVGTALAAGGPGALFWMVVVGFVGSAAAFAESLLAQVYKRKIDGEQRGGIPFYIEHGLRLKWLAVIVATITLVGYGFVFPGVQSNNIASAFEGAFNVPVWLTAIVVTALFAFVIIGGTRRIVRTAEVAIPFMALGYVLASAIIIALNADLVLPTMQLILSSAFGTHQIFGGIAGAALAWGVRRAVFSSVAGVGEGTFGAAAASVTHPAKQGFVQSFSVFIDTVVVCNATGIMILITGSYNVVAPGGEILLSNNDLEAGPAYVQAAVDSITAGFGPGFIAIALFFFAFTTLVAFYYIANTNLTYLFKKDHGAQKMFLKIGMLAITFYGCVESADVIWAVGDIGYGSLGWLNMIAIVLLAPVVWKVLRDYDAQRKQGLDPSFDPTRLGISGADFWVSGRRTKDADNGALSGSDSTVPESPDR, encoded by the coding sequence CCTCATCTGGAACCCCATGGCCTACTTGGCTCTGGGCGTAGGACTGTTCTTCACCGCTCTGACTGCGGGCGTCCAGTTTCGACGAATCCCGGACATGTTCCGTGTCATGCGCGAGAAAAAAACCGATGCAGCCGGTATCGCGCCGGCGCAGGCCCTGCTCTTGACACTGTCGAGTCGCGTCGGCGTCGGCAACCTGGCCGGCGTCGGAACCGCCCTCGCCGCGGGCGGGCCAGGTGCGCTCTTTTGGATGGTCGTCGTGGGCTTTGTCGGGTCCGCAGCCGCCTTCGCCGAATCTCTTCTGGCGCAGGTATACAAGCGCAAGATCGACGGCGAACAGCGCGGCGGAATCCCGTTCTACATAGAGCACGGCCTTCGGCTCAAGTGGCTGGCGGTGATCGTCGCGACGATAACTCTGGTGGGCTATGGCTTCGTCTTTCCCGGTGTGCAGTCGAACAACATCGCGTCAGCCTTCGAAGGTGCGTTCAACGTTCCCGTCTGGCTGACCGCAATTGTGGTGACCGCACTGTTCGCGTTCGTGATCATCGGTGGAACCCGCCGCATCGTGCGCACCGCGGAGGTCGCGATTCCCTTCATGGCGCTCGGCTACGTGCTCGCGTCAGCGATCATCATCGCGCTGAACGCGGATCTTGTACTGCCGACCATGCAACTTATTCTGAGCAGCGCCTTCGGCACTCATCAGATCTTCGGCGGTATCGCCGGTGCCGCACTGGCCTGGGGAGTTAGGCGCGCGGTCTTCTCCAGCGTGGCGGGCGTCGGTGAAGGCACGTTCGGGGCTGCGGCCGCTTCGGTGACCCACCCGGCCAAACAGGGCTTCGTTCAATCGTTCTCGGTATTCATCGACACAGTGGTCGTCTGCAACGCAACCGGCATCATGATCCTGATCACCGGTTCATACAATGTCGTTGCACCAGGCGGGGAGATCCTGTTGTCGAACAACGACCTCGAGGCAGGTCCGGCCTACGTACAGGCGGCAGTCGACTCCATCACCGCCGGATTCGGTCCTGGGTTCATCGCCATCGCTCTCTTCTTCTTCGCCTTCACCACCCTGGTGGCGTTCTACTACATCGCGAACACCAACCTGACCTATCTGTTCAAAAAGGACCACGGCGCGCAGAAGATGTTCCTGAAGATCGGGATGCTGGCGATCACGTTCTACGGATGTGTGGAATCCGCCGATGTCATCTGGGCGGTCGGGGACATCGGCTACGGATCCCTCGGCTGGCTCAACATGATCGCCATCGTGCTGCTGGCTCCGGTGGTGTGGAAGGTCCTGCGCGACTACGACGCGCAACGCAAGCAAGGCCTCGATCCGAGTTTCGACCCCACACGACTAGGCATCTCCGGTGCCGACTTCTGGGTCAGCGGGAGACGCACGAAAGACGCAGACAACGGCGCGTTGTCGGGCTCGGACTCTACCGTTCCCGAGTCCCCGGACCGATAG